The DNA region ATGGCCGAGGCTCCACCTACGGACTCTTCTCGGTTGAGCACCCGGACAAGCCCTAACAGTGGCTGCAGCTCATGCTCGGAAGCTTGCCAGCGCACAAATTGATGGCCCTGGTAGAGGAGGTCTGTCCTTCACCATGGAGTCCCCCAGCTATAGCCGAGGACCGTGATCGAGGGTGTACGGGCTAGGCTGACCGCCCCTGGTAGGAAGTCAGGCAAAGATCTTTGAATATATTATGTCGAGCAAAATCGGCGGACGCTCTTCGCCGTGGAGAACTACAACTGGATGGCGGAGGGCATCCTGTCAGAGTACGATTGCCTGGAGCTGCTCGAGAGCGGGATAGTGCGGATGGACTTAGTAGGCGGCAGGCACATAGCGGCGGTCGCCGAGCCCACCAGGCTCCCCGGCCGCCAGCTGGGTCGTCGCCTGGCCCGGGATGACCGCCGGCCGAGGCTGGGACCGCGAGCCCGCGGAGCCTCACGACCTGCTGGCCGGGCAGCCCGTCCGCCATCTAGGGCCAGGGTCAACCCCATGCTGCGGGCGCCCAGCGATCCAACGAGCTGGGGCGTGGCAGCTTGCTCGCGGTCTCCCACATAGGCTCACGCCAAGCTAGGTACGACCGCCGGAGGAGCCCCCAACTGCCTTCCCGTGGACGGCCACGGGGCGATCCCCAGCACGGGTTCTGGCTCTAAGCCGGCTCCACACCCAACGCCAACGGGAAGATATCGCGGCGCCAGGACGGCCGGGCGGGCTCTCAGATGCCCACCCAGGGACTGCAAGGGAGGTCCGGCGCGGGCGCAGATGCTGCGACGAGCGCTCGACGGTTTGGCAGCTGCATCCCAGGCCAGCACCACAGGCCGCTGAAGGCCAGCCGCGCGTCCGCCGTAATTCCCCCACATCACCACCTGTGGGGACGCGAGGTCGCGGTGGCCGCTAACCGCCAGCATGGCAGCCTCCCGTGCCCCTCCCCCGTGCGTCCTGGGCTTATGGGGTCGAGCTTGCGACCCGGGCATTTGGTGCAGCTGGCAGAGCGCAGGTACGTGCCAACAGGGGCAGCGAGGCACGCCGCTAGCGGCCCCACAGCCGAGGCAGCACACCGAGGAGATCTAGGGCTCACCACGGGCGGGACTCACCCTAACCCATTCCGCCGACATCGTGCCCTCCTGGCACAGCAGCCCCACTGCCCCACGCTCCAGGAGGTGCTCCTCATCCTCCACGTCGCACAGCAAGCTCCCGGCCACCCAGCAGCGCAGCCGCGCCCCCCGTACCTCCAGGGAGAGCTCGTAGGGTCGGTGCGTGGCCCACGCCAAGGGGGCCTCGGCCAGCACGCGCCAGTCGTCGGCGCACCTGACGAGGCGAGCCATGCCATCATCGCACAGCAGCAGGGCGTAGTAGCGCCTAAGGCCTCCCACTCGCGCCGCTATCCCCGCCGCCCGGGCCATGTGCACCGTCACCTTGGCCTCCACCCGGTAGTCCCGCCACTCCAGCGTCCCGTGCGCCACCAGGCCGGTGCCCTCGCCCTGGCTGACCCTAAAGGGGTGGTCCCACCAGCGACCGAACTGGTCGGCGGCGCTGAGCCATGCCCTCTGCCACATCCCACCCCCCTGAGGGAGGGTCAACAGCAGCTCGGGCTCGCCATCCCAGGTCAAGTAGTCCAAGTAGATCGAGCCCCCACAAGGGCGCTCGGCGGTGACCTCGAGCCCCACCTGGGCGATGGGCTGGCTGTCGGTGGGCGGCACGCACCAGCCGATCTCCGCGGCTTCCCCGGGAGGCAGGAGGGCTGGGTCCCCGAGCAGCGTCGCCAGCTGATCGCCCCCCGAGTAGTGCCTCACCAAGGGTCGCACCCACACCGGCCCGGTGTTGCGAGCATCGGCCTCCAACCGAGCGCGGACCGTTTGCCCCGGGTAGAGCGTGGGCGTCGAGCACAGGGAGTAGCCGGGCATCTCCTTCTCGTGGGGCTGGATGAAGGTCGGCGCGATCACCCTCGCCGCCCTGCCGGGCGCCAGATGGCGCAGGTGGATGGCCAGGCTCCTGCCCCCATGAGCGCTGTGCCCCGCCACGTTCTCGAGCTCCGCCACCCCCCTGGCGTCCGGCGAGTCTTCCGCCTCGAAGCCCTGCTGGGCACCGGGCAGCTCGAAGTGGTACCGGGCCCCTCCCTTGGGGACGATCGGCTGCAGGCCGGCCAACCTCCTGCCCAGGTTGGCTATCCTGTAGGCCTGCCGCACCGCGTCCGTGATGGCCTCCCCGGGAGCGGCGCTGACCACAAACAACCTGTCGCGCACCGGCCCGCGCCAATCGGGACCTGCGTCCAGGCCAGCCAGGCCGTTTCTGATCCCCAGGATGCAGCCCAGGTTGCCCGAGTTGCAGTCCGTGTCCCAGCCACAGGTGTTGACGATCATCAGGGACCTTTGGAAGTCGCCCTCGCCATACAGGAGCGCCAGGATGACCAGGGCGTGGTTGGGCACCACGTGGCAGTTGCCGGCAAAAAGCCCGTAGCCGTACCTGGCCTCGACGAGCTCCCTAGCGCGCCGCCAATCGGGCTCCGCCTCCCTCCAGCTGCGGACGTCCTGGATCACCCGGTGGATCGTCGAGTCGCGGGGGATGAGGGAGGAGGCCACGTCCAGCAGCCGTCCCAGGTCGCGCTCCACAAAGGCCTGTGCCTCCAGGGCGGCGATCACCGCCGCGGCGTGCAGCGCCTCGCCGTCGTGGCTCACGCTGGCGGCCCTGCGGGCCAGGTCCGCGGCGCGCTCGGGATCGCCGGGGCAGACCATGCCCCAGCAATCGACGAAGATCTGGGCCCCTATCTGCTCGGCCACGACCCGACCGTTGAGCTCGGCCGAGCCGCTGCGGGGCGCCGGCACGCCGGCCAGGAGGCGTAGGAAGGCCGTGTGCTCGGTGGAGTTGCCCATGCCGCCCCACCAGAGCGTCGTGCGCTCCTTGATGACGTAGTTGAGCCAGGTGCGGCCGGCCTCCGCCGGCGTGAAGTCCGGGCCGTAGTCCTCCAAGGCCCGGACGAAGGTGAAGGTGCCCGACAGGTCGTCGTCGGTGACGACCAGGGGTCTGCCCAGCCTCTCGTGCACGTAGTACCAGACCTCCCCCAGCTCGCGCTGTATGCGCTCGTGGGACCAGCCCTCGAACGGCCTGCCCAGGTACACCCCGATCAGCTTGCCCAGCACGCCGGCGTACACCCTCTCCAGGTAGTCCTCAGGTACGACCATCTGTCACCTCCCGATCTACATCTTGAGCCCGCCTGACGTCAGGCCCTCCACGAATCGCCGCTGCAGCAGCAGGAACGTCACCACGATGGGAAAGATCATCATGACGGCCGCAGCGCTCGTCAGGCTCCAGTCGCGGCTGAACTGCGTGGTGAAGTTGTAGTAGCTGGTCACGACCGTGAAGTGGCTCTCGTCCGTCAGGAAAGTCAGGGCCAGCAGGAATTCGTTCCAGACCGAGAGGGCGACCACCAGCCCCACCGTGAGGAACCCGGGCCAGGAGAGGGGCACTATGATCCTCGTGAACACCTGCCACTCCCCCGCGCCGTCCACCCTGGCCGCGTCCTCGAAGTCCGTGGGTATGTGCAGCATGTAGGCCCTCAGCAGGAAGATCGCGAAGGGGCAGTTGACGGCCACGTAGATGATGATCAGGCCCAGGAGGTTGTCCACCAGCCCTAGGTGCCGCCACAGGAAGAACAGCGGCACCAGGAAGAGCTGGATGGGCAGGGTGGTCGTGACCAGCAGGTACAGCATCACGACCCCGGCACCCCTCAGGTTCATCCTGGCCAGGCTGTAGGCCGCCATACCACCGAGCAAC from Thermobaculum terrenum ATCC BAA-798 includes:
- a CDS encoding carbohydrate ABC transporter permease, producing MLRAGRILRLLPNYLVLTLLLAFALGPLVVLVFNSLKSAAEIGRDPLGPPSEALWSNYLRAWEIGRFSVTTRNSLILVAGTVAGVLLLGGMAAYSLARMNLRGAGVVMLYLLVTTTLPIQLFLVPLFFLWRHLGLVDNLLGLIIIYVAVNCPFAIFLLRAYMLHIPTDFEDAARVDGAGEWQVFTRIIVPLSWPGFLTVGLVVALSVWNEFLLALTFLTDESHFTVVTSYYNFTTQFSRDWSLTSAAAVMMIFPIVVTFLLLQRRFVEGLTSGGLKM
- a CDS encoding ADP-ribosylglycohydrolase family protein → MYLGRPFEGWSHERIQRELGEVWYYVHERLGRPLVVTDDDLSGTFTFVRALEDYGPDFTPAEAGRTWLNYVIKERTTLWWGGMGNSTEHTAFLRLLAGVPAPRSGSAELNGRVVAEQIGAQIFVDCWGMVCPGDPERAADLARRAASVSHDGEALHAAAVIAALEAQAFVERDLGRLLDVASSLIPRDSTIHRVIQDVRSWREAEPDWRRARELVEARYGYGLFAGNCHVVPNHALVILALLYGEGDFQRSLMIVNTCGWDTDCNSGNLGCILGIRNGLAGLDAGPDWRGPVRDRLFVVSAAPGEAITDAVRQAYRIANLGRRLAGLQPIVPKGGARYHFELPGAQQGFEAEDSPDARGVAELENVAGHSAHGGRSLAIHLRHLAPGRAARVIAPTFIQPHEKEMPGYSLCSTPTLYPGQTVRARLEADARNTGPVWVRPLVRHYSGGDQLATLLGDPALLPPGEAAEIGWCVPPTDSQPIAQVGLEVTAERPCGGSIYLDYLTWDGEPELLLTLPQGGGMWQRAWLSAADQFGRWWDHPFRVSQGEGTGLVAHGTLEWRDYRVEAKVTVHMARAAGIAARVGGLRRYYALLLCDDGMARLVRCADDWRVLAEAPLAWATHRPYELSLEVRGARLRCWVAGSLLCDVEDEEHLLERGAVGLLCQEGTMSAEWVRVSPARGEP